One segment of Thermosulfurimonas sp. F29 DNA contains the following:
- a CDS encoding DUF1566 domain-containing protein — MIPATGQDKCYDASGREIPCAGTGQDGEFRSGLSARPRFRLEGELVRDLLTGLLWPKNASLFEFPMSWEAALSAIRRLNRERFLGFSDWRLPNRRELRTLVFFQAKNPVLPPGHPFEGVFHGWYWTSTTAAINPRYAWNVHFGGGRMFYSHKEDERMVWPVRGPFRLPATGQRTCYDASGREISCAGTGQDGELRVGIPWPEPRFEVRKEVVRDRLTGLWWTRRADLAGGLTTWEEAFEVVKALNRERYGGFSDWRLPNINELESLVDAEHHSPALPRDHPFLEVREFYWSSTTSFYDPLWAWALYLTKGAVGIGLKRGRHFHVWAVRNFSGVPARD, encoded by the coding sequence GTGATTCCGGCTACCGGCCAGGACAAGTGCTACGACGCCTCCGGGCGGGAGATCCCCTGTGCCGGGACCGGCCAGGACGGAGAGTTCCGCTCCGGGCTTTCGGCCCGGCCCCGTTTCAGGCTGGAGGGAGAACTCGTACGGGATCTACTCACCGGGCTCCTCTGGCCCAAAAACGCCTCTCTTTTCGAATTTCCCATGAGCTGGGAGGCCGCCCTTTCGGCGATCAGGCGTCTTAATCGGGAAAGGTTTCTGGGTTTTTCGGACTGGCGCCTTCCGAACCGGAGGGAACTTCGCACTCTGGTCTTCTTTCAGGCCAAAAATCCGGTTCTCCCTCCGGGGCATCCCTTTGAGGGGGTCTTTCACGGCTGGTACTGGACCTCCACCACCGCGGCCATCAATCCCCGCTACGCCTGGAATGTGCACTTCGGCGGCGGACGAATGTTTTACAGCCACAAGGAGGACGAACGGATGGTGTGGCCGGTAAGGGGCCCTTTTCGCCTTCCGGCCACCGGCCAGCGCACCTGCTACGACGCCTCCGGGCGGGAGATCTCCTGTGCCGGAACCGGTCAGGACGGAGAGCTCCGGGTTGGAATACCCTGGCCCGAGCCCCGCTTCGAGGTTCGGAAAGAGGTGGTCCGGGATCGGCTTACCGGTCTGTGGTGGACCCGGAGGGCGGATCTCGCCGGGGGGCTAACCACCTGGGAGGAGGCCTTTGAGGTGGTAAAAGCGCTCAATCGGGAAAGATACGGCGGCTTTTCCGACTGGAGGCTTCCCAACATTAACGAGCTCGAGAGTCTGGTGGACGCCGAACACCACTCCCCTGCCCTGCCCCGGGATCACCCCTTTCTTGAGGTGCGGGAGTTCTACTGGTCCTCCACCACCAGTTTTTACGATCCCCTCTGGGCCTGGGCCTTATATCTGACCAAGGGTGCGGTGGGGATCGGTCTAAAACGCGGCCGGCACTTCCATGTCTGGGCGGTCCGCAATTTTTCCGGAGTTCCTGCCAGAGACTAA